A segment of the Carya illinoinensis cultivar Pawnee chromosome 1, C.illinoinensisPawnee_v1, whole genome shotgun sequence genome:
TGTTCCTGATGTTGTACCATCGAAAGTGACCAATAATTACCATAACTCATTCTTGTCCCTATTTCATCTTAAATCCATTGAAATGTAAAACCAGGCCCCATCACAcactcacaaaaaaaaaaaacaagaaaatggagCTGATTTAGTAAGTTAATCCACACTGCCCAAAATCACTTCTCTACGGTCTGTTCATAGCATTGGCAATGGAGATTTCCTCTGTTTTTACCCTATTTTTGCTCTGTTTCTCCAACGTCCTTTGCTCCCTTAGCCATGAAAGTAGTAGACAAGGTCCAAAGCCCTCAACCTCGTCACGTGAGGATCAAAACCCTTCACTCCAACTGCAGACCCATCATCGTACAGCCTTCTATCCTTCGCCACTGCCGAAGGCGATAACGATCGCTTCGGCCGCTTATTTCCAATAAAGAAATCCCGCATCTTCTCCTCAACCTTATCAAGCGTGCCCTTCGAATTCTCTCCAGCTTCTTCAACCGCATCTTCATCACCATCCATGATCTACATCGGCTGGGTATCATTGCCATTGGCAACGGTAGCTGTGGCGACACCAGTTGCGGAGGAGAGGGAGTTAGCTGCGGGGGCAGTAGacggaggaaaaagaagaggaggCGGAAGAGAGAGTTGGGTTTTGGAGAGGAAGACGGAGAGATGGTGATGAGCTTGGTGGCGGGAAGTGTAGATTTGGAGGAGGTGGGTCGAGTCGGTGGTGGTGTGGAGTTGTTTGGCCATGTGGGTGGCTTGCTCCAGAGAAAGTATCACCTGCTCTACCACTATTGCTTCCCCTGCCATTTCCTCCATGATTGtttccctttccctttcccTCTCTATCCCTCTCTGTGTGTCAAAGTTAAAGCTTTTCACTTCTCAGCTTTTAGGTTCTTTTCTTTCTAGAAGATTCTCTTCCACAAACAGGACAAGGGTTGGAGACTACCGAGGAACAAAATTGATGTGAGAATTACACAATGTGGGTTAAGTTGTGGTAAATCTTTAAACTTCTTAAGAAGTTTGTGGAAGTAGATGCTTGAGTCATGGGTTCCGACTTCCCTTACCCTCAAATCAGCCTCAGGTGTTACAGTAGCCCAGCCGTGAACCCTGAGGGCTCGTCATCTTTGTAGGGCTTTTTCACTCTGGTGGCTGCGGTAGATCAgactttttcaattatttatctgaATTTAATCACCTGAATTGAAAGAGATAATACAGTTTAAAAAATACACACAGCAACAATAATTACCATAAACATCTATATCTCTAATCATTTGAAGGGTAGCACTATAGCTACAGCTGCTAGCTcctagggctgagcagaaatccgaaaatctGATTCCGATCCTAACttcactccgactccgacttgtcggagtcgaAGTTTTTTCTCGTGGGGAAGTTGGAGTCGGAGGCTAGGCGGagccgactccgactccgcatcCAACTCCGCTCCGCtaatgtacatattttataaaaaaatatgtgtttttctatatattaatcatataaatataaatataataatatgaaatattaatgtataaatactaaaatgcttaataacatgtaacattgtaatactaatgtataatataacatgtaacactaatatataaataataaatttataatagcatgtaatactaatgtataataattaaagttgattatatagattttatataattatatcttatatagttagttaaattcaataatatactagcataGCTACAtgggttaattattataaaataatatatttatgctataatatatagactaaattgactaataatagtttagtatatataaacatcaCATCATGGCTCATGTTGTTTCAATATTACTATCATGTAAcacaataaaactaaattacaagtgtataaatatgtgtgttacatgtaataataatgtataaatactaaaatgcataataacatgtaagttatagtatatagtaaattactaatatatataatagtatactattagttatatatattaaattaatatctttaagttattatctattagtactagtgtaactagtgttattacatattattagttactagttattacatctagactatctagttattagactatagtaaataagttaataaatattactaatatatataatatatataatagtatactattagttatatatatatatatatatatatatatattaaattaatatcacaatataattatataaatattatatattcccttgaatataaataaaaaataaaaaaaaaattgtcaattgATATACATCATATACTCTAAGTCTAACTCTCTAAGTctaactctctaagttagtaataattaatatatatatatatatatatatatactatatatattaactatagtattatatatagttaatatataatataaaatatcttattttattttatatattataatattatatatatatagtatagtttgtactttttatatataatatactatataactatatatatactatatagtattagactatatatatttatagttatataatatatatatatataatacttatataatacatagttatattatatataataatatagttaatatatatagtattaaaacaaaattaaaatttgatttagggtttacCAAAAAAAAGGGGGGCTCAAAATGACCAAAACAGAGCCCAAACGGCGTTGTTGGACTCTGTTTTGGTTACAAAAACAgagtaaattaaaaaccaaagtAAAACGGCGCTGTTTTACTTCAGTGAGATtcatttccccccccccccccccccccccacgaCCCTAACTCCCTCACAGTCACAGCTCTCTCACTTCTCACTTCTCAGATTCACTTGAATTCCTCTCACTCTCACAGTCTCACGGAAATCAAATGTTGAAGGCTTGAAGGAACCCTAGCTCAGCCCCCACTCTCACGGCGCCACGATCTCAGCCGCAGCCCAGCCCCAGCCCCAGCCTCCAGCTTCGACGACGTTGTTGCTTCTCCCGTTCTCCGgtcatctcctctctctctctctctctctctctctctctctctaacgaAAATCTTGGTTTTTCTAAAGATCTATTTTCAGGTGCCCAGTCGGCACTCGGCAATTCCCGTCGCCCCGAGTCCCCACCCCCAGCCGGATATATTAGTGATCACAGACCCAATTTGACCCCCTCCTACGGTCCCACCGACTCTGTCCCAACttcgctccgacaagtcggagtcggagtcagagccGGAGCGGAACATAttggagtcggaggtcggattcggcctccgacaaagtcggagtcagagtcgaAGGACCCAGATACCGACTCCGATCTGTCGGTACTCAGCCCTACTAGCTCCCATGCTAGTTATagtatgtgtttttatttttgacttttttttatatgtactttttaaatattttttttaaaaaaaattacaaaattatttaaaaacacttacttaatcattaagcaaaaaaaaaatgggagcCAAAGCAGAAGCCACCAACAGTGACCCAAGCATTTCCCTCATTTGaattaatctttttcttttttgttttcttcaaacCAATAGGGAATCTTACTTTTAACTAGATGTATTTAGGCTATTTGCTTGTCCAGTCCAAGTCTTGGAGCAGTGGTGTACATGTTATATGGAccaatttatttcctttttgtaATTGCCAGGAAAATGATTCCCTGGTAAGACAATCATATTATTTTGTGCAGTGCTTTACCTTTGCAAGAGAACATcactcctttttctttcttcccaacATATGAAGAAACTTGAATAGGAAGGCAATCTCTAAAAACAATGTAAACAATTTATGTACCATCAAATTTTCAATGGAGTTGTTCAAATCCTTGTTCTTGCAGAgaaaacctttttcttttttaggtaaaagagattttattgatccaggCAAATAGGCAAAGCCTGAGTACACAATAAATATACAAGAAAGAGCCTAAATACAAAACTAAGTGCTAACAATAATAGCATAAAAGCCATTAAGACTCGTTCCGTTCGGTACAATAGAAAATGCCCAAAGCAAAGCAAGTACAAGAAAACGTTATTTGACAAAGCAAAGCAGAAAATTGAAGCGAGTACAACTCAACAGAACAGCCCATGAAAATATTAGAGCCCCAGGAAGCAGCAAATGTACATACAGGTGGAGTAACGTATAAAAAACATGGTTATCATTTTAGACTCGATGCTAAGCATTTAACATCCGGAGATAGTCATCTATTATAGACATGGCCGATGAACGGTAGCTGGAACCGAAGAGATTGTAATGATTCAAATAATGATACAACATATAAAGATCTCTCCTCTTCTCAAAGCCTGGCTGTTTGGGCATCACCTGGAGAAGACACGAACTATTACTAAAAGAGAGCTTTCAGATGATATCAACAAGGATATTAAAAGGCTAAATTTGAGAAGGTTTTGATTGTGGATGGAAAGGAGAAGAATACACTACACAAGCTCAAAACAGCTTGATATTGGGTTAGTCAGTTTTTCTCTAGAAAACATGGCCAGTTTATTTGGTAATATATAATTGAATTGAATATATTAATAGAAAGATATAATTCAAGTCTAAGTTTTAAGCAATTCACCACAGGGTTACGTTTGAACCAAATACTTATTAAAGCTACAAAAATACTTTCAATTATCTGTTTGAAGATGATAATACCTCAAAATAGGCGTTATAGAAAGATCCTGCAAAGCCAGCGCACCACGACATTCCAAATTCTGCTTCACTATGTCCATCTATGGCAAAAGTTCAGAGTGTCATCACACGTGGTGCTTTATGTTTTCGATTTCTATAGCATGATTCAAGAGGTATCGAACACACTAGagaatagaaaaatttataatcagAATAAACTGCAAACAAATGCTATCACATCCACTGCAACTTTTAAGTGCAACTGGTACAAATCCCAGAAATCTTTGGGgtgtgattttaaattttattctcaatggCAGAGCTGATTGCTAAGTGTCAAATCTCATATTGGTTCATTACTAGGTGGAACTGAGCTTTATAAATAACTCTATGAAGTTCTAAGTGTAAATTTGAGTGGCCATTTTGGAGTATAAATGCAACTACAATTAGCACTTTTCTTCGCTCAATacaaatttcttttataaactaCCCTTTTATCAAAAATACAGAACAGTGTATTTCTGGAAATGCCCCCACCACCTACCTCTACGTTCTCCAAAGAAAATTGCCAGTAAAACATGGAGCTGTGTACCCAAATCAAAGTCACCTTTGTCTCAATCACGACAACGAAGCCTCCTCTAAGATCCTCAGGTGTCTTATCTGCTTATTTCTACCGTAATGGCCCTCAGGTGTCTTATCTGCTTACTTCTACAGTAAAGGGGTATACTTAATAATGTTAATAACGTATTCTGTGTCCTATTATTAGCATAAAAAAAAGGGAGTTCTGAAGAAGCCTTGTTTGCATCAGGGAGTTCTGAAGAAGCCTTGTTTGCATCTATCTTCTGCAGGTTGAAatgaactaagaaaaaaaactaacttgaaATCTTTGACTTTCTCACATTTTGAAGCCAGCCAGGCCAGACTGCCAGAGTATGTCCATCCCCAAATTCCCATTCACAAGTAATTAATATCAAAAGCTAACATCAGAgaccaaaattatgaaaaacaaaGCTTCGCATAACCATTATCAAATCTTTATTTTCAATGTTGAACCATTATCAAATCTTTATTTTCAATGTTGAAGTAACTATTTTTAAACAAGATTATTTGTTCTGGGAAAAAAGCACCATTTTGAGGAAAGCAAACACCACAGTCTTATTGCTCCcttcaaaattgaaatgctcCAGATTCCCTGCCTATACTGACATAGTCACCTTGGTCCTTAATGCCTGACCCTCCCTTCTTCAACCCTCTCCCATTGCTacaatttgaagtttttgtctACTATTGGTCAAAATCTTAAACCAAACATTCTGGCCACTGTCAAAAGAGTGTCCTATTTATGCACTGTTAGTTTTTTGGACACCTTCAACATTTGGGTTTCACGTTTGGTCctcaaagtttgaatttttgaacTGGGTTTTGTGTTATGGTCTGGAAGTGGGTTTCGTATTAGCAAGTTAAGGTTTGTCTCTCCATTTTCGCTGACACATTTGGTTGTCGTTTTGTTTTATCTCTGTTTGGTTGCCGGGAAACCATGGGAAAGGAAAGTGGATTAACCCAAGAGTGCAACAGCTGTCAAAGGGGAGAGATGAATTGATGGAGAGAGGGAAAATAGACTCAGGGACATTTTTGACATTTGATCAAAATTAGAGGAGAAATGACAGAAAGACCCATTTCGTGCGCACGCATGCCCCCAACGAGGACTGTACGTAGAACAAGTCTTTGTTCCGGAACCATATTTGGAGTAACAACTTACAATAACATGCTGGATCAAGTATAACAGGCTCGCCATTTCTGTCAGAGCTAATATTTCCGCTCCACAGGTCTCCATGTAGTAAGCAAGGCTCAATTGCCACATTGTCAAACAGAGGTGCCATACTCTTCACCAGCCTTTGACCTATCAAGTATGATGAGTAAATGTCACATGCCATTAATCATTTTCATTCATGAGTAGCTACAAATATATCAGCAACAACAAATATCATATGTTTCTTCTTTCATTGTATTTGGTGAAATGCTATCACATATTCAAAAGAGCATTATGATGAAAAGGCAGCCATTCAGGTATTTCAAGTACCAAATTCTGCATCATCAGCTCTTAGGAGGCTAAAAAGCAATAGAGCAACAATCTTTCATTTATAAATAGTGCGAGCCTCACATGATACCGCAGTCAGatatcatatttcaaattacttGGAAAGCACTTActcaaataatatatttacatttCCAATGGAAATTACATTTATAAGTTTTCAAGATCCTAGACTCCGCAACTATTAGTTTAATCTCAGAGAATACAGGTGATACATAAGGGAAACTTTAGGATTCTACAACTAACTCACAATTGGCTTGCACCTATTAATGCAACAGTAAAGGCAAATAACAAAGGCATGTAAACATTCCGTGGGAGCATCACTTTCAAACAGGAAAAATGTCCCATCATAGCAATGataaaaacagaaaatgaaataagCCATGTCACATACTCACTTATGAGTTGAATTCATCGTCTGAACCGTGTCTTTAAATCGATTTAGGTGCATGTGTATATCAAGCTATGATTTAAATCTGAcggaaagaaatattattttaaagacaACATAACCTTTTTCATAAATGCTTCTATCACCGTACTCGTCTAGTAACAACTTCAACTGGTAACCCAATCTATGCTCCCCATAAAAATGAATCCAATCTGATGACCAAGTGTTTATCTGTGGAGTACTACAAGGTAGCATATATGATGTATTAAATCTCAATCAGAACAAAGAACTATAAATGTGCCTGCATAGCCAACGGCCTGTGGCCTGATGGCACAAACCCACATCTCCAAAATGGAGATCATGGGTTCAACCCCCTCCCccaatttatcaataaataaataaataaatgtgcctgcacctgcatgtgcagttgtgtgtgtgtgtgcaagagagagagagagagagagagagagagatgatgatgatgataaactCAACCATCCAGAATATTGTACCTGCCAATGGTATTATTTACATCAAAACCAAAGCCTTTCTTCGATTTTCCAGCTTTATGCATTTCAGCAAGTTTCCTCCCTAGAACAGACTGAGAACCAACAAATGattaaactaaaaatataatttttttacaacctATATCCTATAATTCCTATTCGTAAAAAATTTCCAGTCTCACCTGATTGCCTCTGGAAGAACCAAATTCAATGAATTCCATAATGATGTAGGAACCACCCGTAGGTAGGGATCCAACCTACAATGCTTAACAGCATGCTCAGTTAAGCTTTTCTACTAAATAGGGGACCAATGATGCAATAGAAAATGGTTTGGGAGCTATAATTCTAgcataatatatatgaaatataaacTTGCACACCTTGAATGGCCTAGGCACACGGATTGATCCGGTTTCATACATGGCACCTAAACCAAGAGCCTCTGCTTCAAACATAGATGATCCAATACTCCTGACCAAGTGTTTCAAAATCAAGATTTATTTGTCCCTTTGAGTCTTGACATTGATTTTAAAAGGATTTAAATTGGTATATTCACGAGTAGTTTCCACAACTCAGAAGCAAGTTTGCAATCATTTGGATGCCAGATGCAAAATTGGACCGTCTGTATTGACAATTTAACATATACCTCTAcctgtttgttttcacaaagaAAGAACCTGCATCCGTTTCATAACGACTAGCAAGATTGATGCAGCCACCGCCTACGGGACTGATTTTTGTTATCTGGGTTGCCTTTCCTTCTGACAAAATCCATTCACGGACAGGATCTTCACTCATTACAGCCACTGAAAAATAACTAATACCGATTAATTGAGCCAGCGCAAATAAAACAAAGGTcccagaaaatatatataaattttctgTGATAACATCAgacccatatatataaatataattcacaCCAATCAATGATGGCAGTGTCAAGAAATTCATATAGTAAAACCATTACAGCGCAAATTAGTGACAGACAACTAAATTCAGCTGAAAAAAGTCtcgaaaagaaaaacatttcttTTCCAGTGATGTTCGTACGTACTGGAAAATGGCTTGTGCTTGGTGGAGTAGAGCCGAGGAAGACGAGGGGGAGGAGGGAAGCAAGAGCGGAGAGAGATGACTCCCACGTGTGCCACCATTATCTCTGTCTCACACTCCCTCACTACAAAAAAGCCACCACTGGGTCGGTGGACCGTGGCTCAGGCTAACTAGCTTGCCCGTTTCTAGTGGTTAATGGGCTTTTCCGTTTTTCGGATTGAGCAGTGACGAGAAGATAACGTTGTGTTTCAAATTGCAATGGTAGCCGAGGGTTCCTTATGGGCAAGGCTTATTTCAGTATTCAAAATTATAGAATTTGTAATTCTTGTGCATtctcttttaaacaaaaaaaaaaagagtaaaatttattataaaaaaataatttttttatgtagatcttaaatttattctatttttttcaaaatgaatgtgTGAAACTCCTAATTTGGTTACAAAAACTAaactatctcatatcatctcatcttatataatcattataaattttttaaatttccatacgaaatataataaacaatttaatttttttaaaattcaaaataaaaaattatattttaataatattttattcaattttcaacttttatttcatctcatctatttAATCAAACGGGACCTAAAAACCAAAACACATCCTAAAATATACAAATCAAttcctgcaaaaaaaaaaaaactctacaaCTTTCTTTAAGTACAAACAATCAAAAAACTAAAACACTATCATCAATTGTCAAATAATatcctcttttaattttatttattgtaataaataaataataagtaaaaatagatgaaatatcattgatatatatatattgcaaaatATGCCCTTTTTGGATAAAGACATGCCTCCACTTTCAAAAGgagtaaatattacaaaaaggaaaatgataaacctACTATTAATCTACAATTATTTTAGAACTCTACTTAAAAGTATGCAtgcaaaattgaatttatttttttaatgaaatgaaacaaTTATATTGGTTGATTTAAAAtaagttgtaaaataaatataaaaagaattatagGTGAATCATTTCCCTTACAAAAGTAAATTGATAACCCAAAAAGTTGCTAGACTTGCCctcttctttaaaataaaataataataattaattaagcaatATGACTATGATGTTTGTGGTACACTTGTAATGGAAAACAAGACAATGATGTATTGGTCTCAAAAGAGATTATGTCCATTAAAAGCTAGTTCTGTGCTGCGGGCACCCTTCAATAAGGATGCAGAATTGATGGGCATTTTCAGTTTGCGAAAGTGCAGAGCAAAAGGATGATTGAGATGAACACTGAGTGCTGCATGATGTTATCAAATGTCTACGTAGGCAGAAGCCAGTGGGGGCGAAGGCAGCACACGATTAAGAAAGCTAGTTTGTTGCTGATCATCCTATTTTCCTGTTCTTGTTTGACCGGTTGAGGTTTATTTCAAAGCACTCATCTAGTCCTCCAATTTGAGTAGGAAAGTCTTAAAATATAATCAAATGATTAGACTTACCTACAGTCAACTTAAAGTTCTGTGATAAACAGTGACcttaacatggtatcacaaCAGAGATTCTAAGTTCGGATTTTGACTCCACATTTACCCTCTAATGATCTAGATTTGTCTCGCATCAATTTCATGCATCATGCATGGCCTCTAAGAACAATCTTAAGTTATCAATTCGAACTTGTGAAAAGATCTGATGTGAAAGAAGCCATCTGTGTTGCAATCTCCGAATTGAATCAATCTTTgttccaccaaaaaaaaaagtcctgCAACTGTGTAGCAATCTATGTTCCCCAAACCATCTATGCAGAATAACTCAGGAAGTTTCAGTTGTTCTTCTTCCATATTATATGTATA
Coding sequences within it:
- the LOC122309278 gene encoding protein-ribulosamine 3-kinase, chloroplastic-like isoform X1; the protein is MVAHVGVISLRSCFPPPPRLPRLYSTKHKPFSMAVMSEDPVREWILSEGKATQITKISPVGGGCINLASRYETDAGSFFVKTNRSIGSSMFEAEALGLGAMYETGSIRVPRPFKVGSLPTGGSYIIMEFIEFGSSRGNQSVLGRKLAEMHKAGKSKKGFGFDVNNTIGSTPQINTWSSDWIHFYGEHRLGYQLKLLLDEYGDRSIYEKGQRLVKSMAPLFDNVAIEPCLLHGDLWSGNISSDRNGEPVILDPACYYGHSEAEFGMSWCAGFAGSFYNAYFEVMPKQPGFEKRRDLYMLYHYLNHYNLFGSSYRSSAMSIIDDYLRMLNA
- the LOC122309278 gene encoding protein-ribulosamine 3-kinase, chloroplastic-like isoform X2 gives rise to the protein MVAHVGVISLRSCFPPPPRLPRLYSTKHKPFSMAVMSEDPVREWILSEGKATQITKISPVGGGCINLASRYETDAGSFFVKTNRSIGSSMFEAEALGLGAMYETGSIRVPRPFKVGSLPTGGSYIIMEFIEFGSSRGNQSVLGRKLAEMHKAGKSKKGFGFDVNNTIGSTPQINTWSSDWIHFYGEHRLGYQLKLLLDEYGDRSIYEKGQRLVKSMAPLFDNVAIEPCLLHGDLWSGNISSDRNGEPVILDPACYLCSIPLESCYRNRKHKAPRVMTL